In a single window of the Pandoraea pulmonicola genome:
- a CDS encoding retropepsin-like aspartic protease, with the protein MKVAPIALVLASLAYLAPTHAAGIQDRNDLSGYLISHGALVLPYTLDSDGQMNAGAVLCSSAQKCLGSSLQYDLGDLDNNINDELKENLSLTGNEKTLNKLYLGPLAPLSDLPISFRNRKGQGSYIGARWMEKLALWFNFGAREVYGNVQPGTFEGYMKESELHYRMIPLKTFDAYRYLIVSINGKTPVNFLIDTGAPRSLIDRNYAESLGLGASNKQCLRMSSQAGETRACPTHDVVSLKAENEPLSVYLPAGFIELELNFVVPPLHIKGILGMDWLERNAAIMSLQEDRLYVPAMN; encoded by the coding sequence ATGAAAGTCGCTCCAATAGCCCTCGTACTCGCTTCGCTTGCCTATCTCGCTCCGACCCATGCCGCTGGCATTCAGGATAGAAATGACCTGTCAGGCTATCTGATAAGCCATGGCGCCCTTGTTCTCCCCTACACCCTGGATTCCGACGGACAGATGAATGCGGGGGCCGTGCTGTGCTCCAGCGCACAAAAGTGCCTTGGGAGTTCGTTGCAGTACGACTTGGGTGACCTTGACAACAACATCAACGATGAACTGAAAGAAAATCTGTCGTTGACCGGCAATGAGAAAACCCTGAACAAATTATATTTAGGCCCACTTGCCCCGCTGTCCGACCTTCCAATTTCCTTCAGAAATAGAAAGGGACAAGGAAGCTATATTGGCGCACGATGGATGGAGAAACTCGCCTTGTGGTTCAACTTCGGAGCGCGAGAGGTGTACGGGAACGTACAGCCCGGGACCTTTGAAGGCTACATGAAGGAAAGCGAGCTTCACTACAGGATGATTCCTCTGAAGACCTTCGATGCGTACAGGTATCTCATCGTCTCGATCAACGGAAAAACGCCGGTCAATTTCCTGATTGATACAGGCGCCCCCAGAAGCCTCATAGACAGAAATTACGCTGAGTCGCTGGGTCTCGGTGCAAGCAATAAGCAATGCTTGCGCATGAGTAGCCAAGCAGGAGAAACCCGAGCATGCCCAACCCACGACGTGGTGTCCCTGAAGGCGGAAAACGAACCGTTATCGGTCTATCTACCGGCAGGTTTTATTGAACTGGAGCTCAATTTCGTCGTCCCGCCGCTACACATCAAGGGCATTCTGGGAATGGACTGGCTTGAACGCAACGCCGCGATCATGTCCCTGCAGGAGGACAGGCTTTATGTACCTGCCATGAATTGA
- a CDS encoding NEL-type E3 ubiquitin ligase domain-containing protein — MDTKALADTLASLCVSNAHDSQSPDPSPVHAQLARDVLVTLDIRVDAHELLSELIGSLPEWRGGQGNDVDGLYRSALCAWVAIAPPVRDGKEEQRAVARDRILNMADGNLDLRELSLRRLPELPACLTSLDIRLNELTEMPGLPADLMTLHANANRLTQLPELPASLSILHVGGNHLPHLPELPISLTSLYASDNNLTELPTLPAGLKELSVDCNQLTRLPALPVCLTLLSADSNQLTRLPALPARLKKLCVYDNQLTELPTLPASLEWIEARVNPLTRLPSNVLSMPHRGLVSVNDHSFSPAYLQRLHAATSAPEYSGPQIRFFAATAGVSIPPARPLPNAVRDWFTSDEQAPMGQWQTHSEEAHAAEFSRFLDRLRASVNCNADFKTAVASWLSKLVQDGELRQLAFQVVQGATESCEDRVALTYNNLTKLSHAHAIARGEYDARLDEIVDCGRGAFRLDALEKIARKKAQVLPLVDEIEVHLAYQVQLRDRLKLPTDIANMRFFNVSGVTPQDLRDAEQEVRARESTEFPQYFLVEWAPWQQVLARLDPDGTARARQEMRDMLPRYEQEMAAQLASLSLRGDNDTQAQVGVGIMKAQQFALYKELTWELLRKRGQEALMDLILGTGNR, encoded by the coding sequence ATGGACACCAAGGCACTGGCGGATACTCTCGCAAGCCTTTGCGTTTCCAACGCGCACGATAGCCAGTCCCCTGATCCCTCACCGGTTCATGCGCAACTCGCCCGCGACGTGCTGGTCACGCTGGATATTCGCGTGGACGCGCACGAGCTCCTGAGCGAACTGATCGGTAGCTTGCCTGAATGGCGCGGAGGACAGGGCAACGACGTCGACGGTCTCTACCGGTCCGCGCTATGCGCATGGGTGGCTATCGCACCGCCGGTGCGGGATGGGAAGGAGGAACAACGTGCGGTGGCCAGGGACAGGATTCTCAATATGGCCGATGGCAACCTGGATTTGCGTGAATTGAGCTTGAGGCGTCTCCCCGAATTGCCCGCGTGTCTCACGTCGCTTGACATACGCCTCAACGAACTGACCGAGATGCCGGGCTTGCCCGCTGACCTCATGACGCTTCACGCAAACGCCAACCGTTTGACCCAATTGCCGGAATTGCCCGCGAGTCTCTCGATACTTCACGTAGGCGGCAACCATCTGCCTCATCTGCCGGAACTGCCCATCAGCCTCACGTCACTCTACGCAAGCGATAACAATTTGACCGAGCTGCCGACGTTACCCGCTGGTCTCAAGGAACTCAGCGTGGATTGCAACCAACTGACCCGCCTGCCGGCCTTGCCCGTGTGCCTCACGTTGCTCAGCGCGGATAGTAATCAACTGACCCGCCTGCCGGCCCTGCCCGCTCGCCTCAAGAAGCTCTGTGTGTATGACAACCAACTGACGGAACTGCCGACCCTGCCTGCGAGCCTCGAGTGGATTGAAGCTCGTGTCAACCCGTTGACCCGCCTGCCGTCAAACGTGTTGAGCATGCCGCACCGTGGCCTGGTATCTGTTAATGACCACTCATTCTCGCCTGCCTACCTGCAACGACTGCATGCGGCTACTTCGGCACCAGAATACAGCGGGCCTCAGATCCGCTTCTTCGCGGCGACTGCCGGCGTGAGCATCCCACCGGCGCGCCCTCTTCCCAACGCGGTTCGAGACTGGTTCACCAGCGATGAGCAGGCGCCGATGGGGCAATGGCAGACGCACAGCGAGGAAGCGCACGCTGCGGAATTCTCCCGGTTTCTGGACCGTTTGAGAGCATCCGTCAATTGCAACGCCGACTTCAAGACAGCGGTCGCCAGTTGGTTGTCCAAGCTCGTCCAGGATGGAGAGCTTCGTCAGTTGGCCTTTCAGGTCGTGCAAGGAGCCACCGAGTCCTGTGAGGACCGGGTCGCGCTCACCTATAACAATCTGACGAAACTCAGCCATGCGCACGCCATCGCCCGTGGCGAATACGATGCGAGGCTCGATGAGATCGTCGACTGCGGGCGCGGCGCATTTCGCTTGGACGCCCTGGAGAAGATCGCCCGCAAGAAGGCTCAGGTGTTACCGCTGGTTGACGAAATCGAAGTCCATCTGGCCTATCAGGTGCAGTTGCGCGACCGGCTGAAATTGCCCACCGACATCGCAAACATGCGCTTCTTCAACGTCTCGGGGGTGACACCACAGGATCTGAGGGACGCCGAGCAAGAGGTTCGCGCTCGAGAGTCCACGGAGTTCCCTCAGTATTTCCTGGTCGAATGGGCGCCTTGGCAGCAGGTGCTGGCGCGCCTGGATCCTGATGGGACAGCGCGAGCGCGTCAAGAAATGCGGGACATGCTGCCCCGATATGAGCAAGAAATGGCGGCGCAACTGGCCAGTCTTAGTCTGCGGGGAGACAACGATACGCAGGCACAGGTTGGCGTCGGCATCATGAAGGCACAGCAGTTCGCGCTCTATAAAGAGCTCACCTGGGAGTTGTTGCGCAAGCGGGGGCAGGAGGCGCTCATGGACCTGATCTTGGGCACTGGCAATCGGTGA
- the treA gene encoding alpha,alpha-trehalase TreA, whose translation MNFLNQEGGATVTIQNLRSCAVLASIRSGLNRKNFLKMHRLVVAASVVLFAGGTQLCLANTTLPASPQKLFGDFFVAVQTAQIFPDQKIFVDATPKGDPASIVRLYEQQKGEPDFDLKAFVLAHFTLPADQAITPPGNQTLREHIDWLWSPLTRTTTSVPPNSSLIPLPKPYVVPGGRFREGYYWDTYFTMLGLQESGHEDLVDDMLENFAYEITTFGHIPNGNRTYYLSRSQPPFFSFMVELAAKREGDAIYKKYLPELRKEWAYWMQGSSATPPGSATRNVVVLPNHAVLNRYWDEQDTPRDESYVEDVKTARQVKDRMPNEVYRDLRAAAESGMDFGSRWFGDSQTLATIRTTAIVPVDLNSLMFHLENTIARGCSVARDFPCAAEYRKRAARRAEAINKYLWNKNGYYSDYDWQLGKPRDNRTDAMLFPLFVGAAWPERAQQTARVAEAALLKPGGLATTTYESSQQWDAPNGWAPMQWVAIDGLRRYGRTDLARKISKRFLATVRDVYATEHKLVEKYVVDGSGAGGGGGGEYPLQDGFGWTNGVTLKLLDIHGTGQ comes from the coding sequence ATGAATTTTCTCAATCAAGAAGGGGGCGCGACTGTGACAATCCAGAATTTGCGCTCTTGTGCGGTCCTCGCTTCGATCCGCTCTGGCCTGAATCGAAAAAACTTCCTCAAGATGCATCGCCTGGTTGTCGCTGCGAGCGTTGTCCTATTTGCCGGTGGCACCCAGCTTTGTCTGGCCAACACGACGTTGCCCGCCTCGCCGCAGAAACTCTTTGGCGATTTCTTTGTGGCAGTCCAGACTGCGCAAATATTTCCCGATCAGAAGATCTTCGTCGATGCCACGCCGAAGGGGGACCCAGCTTCAATTGTGCGGCTTTACGAGCAGCAGAAGGGCGAGCCCGACTTCGACTTGAAGGCTTTCGTCCTCGCGCATTTCACTCTTCCGGCAGATCAGGCGATCACGCCGCCAGGCAACCAGACGTTGCGCGAGCACATCGACTGGTTGTGGTCACCGCTTACGCGCACTACCACCAGCGTGCCGCCAAATAGTTCGCTGATCCCGCTGCCGAAACCGTACGTGGTGCCAGGTGGACGTTTCCGCGAAGGCTACTACTGGGATACGTACTTCACCATGCTGGGTTTGCAGGAGTCCGGTCATGAAGACCTGGTGGATGACATGCTGGAGAACTTCGCATATGAAATCACGACTTTCGGGCATATCCCGAATGGGAATCGCACCTATTATCTGAGTCGTTCTCAACCGCCGTTCTTCTCGTTCATGGTCGAACTCGCGGCGAAGCGGGAGGGCGACGCGATCTACAAAAAATATCTGCCGGAGTTGCGAAAGGAGTGGGCGTACTGGATGCAGGGTTCAAGCGCTACCCCGCCCGGCAGTGCGACACGCAACGTGGTGGTGCTGCCAAACCATGCGGTACTTAACCGCTATTGGGACGAGCAGGACACGCCGCGCGACGAATCGTACGTGGAGGATGTGAAAACCGCACGGCAGGTTAAGGATCGGATGCCGAACGAAGTCTACCGTGACCTGCGTGCAGCCGCGGAAAGCGGGATGGATTTCGGTTCCCGCTGGTTCGGCGATAGCCAGACGCTGGCGACGATTCGCACCACTGCCATCGTGCCCGTCGACCTGAACAGCTTGATGTTTCATCTCGAAAATACGATAGCCCGCGGCTGCAGCGTGGCACGAGACTTCCCTTGTGCCGCGGAGTATCGGAAACGTGCTGCCAGACGAGCCGAGGCGATCAACAAGTATCTGTGGAACAAGAACGGCTACTACAGCGATTACGACTGGCAGTTGGGCAAGCCGCGCGACAACCGTACCGATGCGATGTTGTTTCCGTTATTTGTCGGCGCTGCTTGGCCGGAGCGTGCGCAGCAGACTGCGCGTGTGGCCGAAGCGGCTTTGCTCAAACCAGGCGGGCTTGCGACTACGACGTACGAGTCGAGCCAGCAATGGGACGCGCCGAACGGGTGGGCGCCGATGCAGTGGGTGGCGATCGATGGATTGCGGCGCTACGGACGTACCGATCTCGCACGCAAAATTAGTAAACGTTTTCTGGCTACCGTGAGGGACGTCTATGCCACCGAGCACAAGCTGGTCGAAAAGTATGTTGTCGACGGCTCAGGCGCCGGCGGCGGAGGCGGTGGCGAGTACCCGCTGCAGGACGGCTTCGGTTGGACCAATGGCGTGACGCTCAAGCTGCTGGACATCCATGGCACAGGTCAGTAA